One genomic window of Camelina sativa cultivar DH55 chromosome 5, Cs, whole genome shotgun sequence includes the following:
- the LOC104786795 gene encoding uncharacterized protein C20orf24 homolog: MKEGKASKSNHQEQHEQIYHQNGHLGSFKFAKLFDSEASWDKDQLGDVLHWIRQVVGLLCGLVWGAIPLVGGIWLLLFLAISSGIVYGYYALILKIDEEDFGGHAALLQDGLFASLSLFLLAWILVYSLSSF; the protein is encoded by the exons atgaaagaAGGGAAAGCTTCAAAGTCGAATCATCAAGAGCAGCATGAACAGATTTATCACCAAAACGGTCACTTGGGTTCTTTCAAATTCGCCAAATTGTTTGATTCTGAAGCTTCATGGGACAAG GATCAACTGGGAGATGTATTGCATTGGATAAGGCAAGTGGTTGGATTACTCTGTGGATTGGTTTGGGGTGCGATTCCTTTGGTTGGAGGCATATGGCTACTTCT ATTTCTGGCAATCTCCTCGGGCATAGTATACGGTTACTATGCGTTGATTCTaaagattgatgaagaagacttTGGTGGTCATGCAGCTCTGCTCCAGGATGGTCTATTTGCTTCTCTAAGCTTATTCCTG CTAGCGTGGATCCTGGTGTATAGCCTGTCTAGCTTCTGA
- the LOC104786796 gene encoding probable LRR receptor-like serine/threonine-protein kinase At2g28960 isoform X1 encodes MKSLQELLLALIIVAFATTTHLIQAQPDPKEFINLDCGLHPAASPYTEPLTTLTYTSDANFTQGGKSGRVQKVWEEAYKPYTVLRYFPDGIRNCYDLQVTSGKKYLIKALFLYGNYDGLNSGPIFDMYLGPNIWTTVDLKISILSRKEEIIHIAKSSSLQICLVKTGKTTPIISALELRPLRDDTYITTNGSLKLVKRYYASDLFGPSIRYPSDIYDREWKPVSLSFGFNFVNTSLNVNSSSPYELPQEVISKAVINKNVTETLSFDWYVNNREDQAFIYLHFAEIQTLRENDTREFDIIWKENDRNITNAAYRPPKLQLETLYNTSPMKCRFMQCTVELVKTKSSTLPPMVNAIETYQIIEFPDAETNPEDVAAVQNIRATYELSKIDWQGDPCVPRLFKWEGINCSYTNASIPPRIISLDLSSSGLHGAITPSIQNLTQLQELDLSNNNLSGGVPEFLANMESLLIINLGWNSLTGSIPQALRDREKKGLKLVVQGNPNLCLSDSCKNKKILVPVLASVVSVTAVIALLALIIILRKRKHLSKAATRELPRKSSIFAKKKKFTYSEVVELTENFKRVLGEGGFGVVYHGSLSDTEPVAVKVLSESSVQGYKEFKAEVELLLRVHHINLVSLVGYCDEGGHLALIYEYMANGDLKQHLSGESSGPTLKWASRLKIAIEAAQGLEYLHVGCEPPMVHRDVKSTNILLDDRFEAKLADFGLSRSFAVGAETQVATVVAGTPGYLDPEYYLTNWLNEKSDVYSFGIVLLEIITNRAVIELTREKAHIAEWVKILISRGDIEKIVDPNLAGDYDSNTVWRILELAMSCVSHSSSDRPTMSKVVNILKECLISEKSRTGQIHQDDGDSKNSDLTINFGTEVTPIAR; translated from the exons ATGAAGAGTTTACAAGAACTTTTGCTAGCTCTGATCATTGTGGCTTTTGCCACTACCACACATCTAATTCAAGCTCAGCCTGATCCAAAAG AATTCATCAACTTAGATTGCGGTTTACACCCCGCGGCATCTCCTTATACCGAACCATTAACCACGTTAACATACACATCAGACGCCAACTTCACCCAAGGTGGTAAAAGTGGTAGGGTCCAAAAGGTTTGGGAAGAAGCCTATAAGCCATACACAGTTCTTAGATATTTTCCAGACGGTATACGAAACTGCTATGATCTACAAGTCACTTCAGGCAAAAAATATCTTATCAAAGCTCTCTTCCTCTATGGAAACTACGACGGGCTCAACAGTGGCCCTATATTTGATATGTATCTTGGTCCTAACATATGGACAACAGTTGATTTAAAAATCTCTATACTTTCTCGGAAAGAAGAGATCATACACATCGCAAAGTCGAGCTCTTTGCAGATTTGTCTTGTTAAAACAGGGAAGACTACACCAATCATTTCAGCTTTGGAACTAAGACCTTTGAGAGATGACACTTACATCACTACAAATGGTTCCTTGAAGCTCGTAAAACGCTATTATGCTAGCGATTTGTTCGGTCCATCGATTcg GTATCCTTCAGATATATATGATCGTGAATGGAAGCCCGTAAGTCTTTCTTTTGGGTTTAATTTCGTAAACACAAGTCTCAACGTAAACTCCTCATCTCCTTATGAGCTACCACAAGAAGTGATTTCAAAGGCAGTCATTAACAAAAACGTGACTGAGACGTTATCTTTCGACTGGTATGTCAATAACCGCGAGGATCAAGCTTTCATATACCTTCATTTTGCTGAAATTCAAACACTTAGAGAAAATGACACAAGAGAGTTCGACATTATATGGAAAGAAAACGACAGAAACATTACAAACGCAGCTTATCGCCCTCCAAAGTTACAGCTAGAAACTCTATACAACACATCACCTATGAAATGTAGGTTTATGCAATGTACAGTGGAGCTTGTTAAGACTAAGAGCTCAACTCTCCCACCAATGGTCAATGCTATAGAAACTTATCAGATTATTGAGTTCCCAGATGCAGAAACTAATCCTGAGGATG TTGCTGCGGTCCAAAATATTCGAGCTACTTATGAATTGAGTAAAATCGACTGGCAAGGAGATCCATGCGTTCCTAGATTGTTCAAATGGGAGGGTATAAATTGCAGCTACACAAATGCTTCTATTCCACCAAGAATCATTTCCTT AGACCTATCATCAAGTGGACTACATGGGGCTATAACACCTAGCATACAAAATCTAACCCAACTACAAGAACT GGACTTATCAAACAACAATCTAAGTGGAGGAGTGCCTGAATTTTTAGCCAACATGGAATCATTGTTGATCAT AAACTTGGGTTGGAACAGCTTAACCGGTTCAATTCCTCAAGCCCTTCGTGATAGAGAAAAGAAAGGGCTAAAATTGGT TGTTCAAGGAAACCCAAATCTATGTCTCTCCGACTCAtgcaagaacaagaaaatccTAGTGCCGGTTTTGGCATCGGTTGTTTCAGTGACGGCTGTTATCGCCTTATTGGCTCTCATTATtattttgagaaagagaaagcacTTATCAAAAG CTGCTACAAGAGAGTTACCAAGAAAGTCATCAATCTTtgcgaaaaagaaaaagtttactTACTCGGAAGTGGTAGAGCTTACGGAAAACTTCAAAAGAGTTCTTGGGGAAGGAGGTTTTGGCGTTGTCTATCACGGTTCTTTGAGTGATACTGAACCAGTAGCTGTTAAAGTTCTCTCCGAATCATCAGTTCAAGGCTATAAAGAATTTAAGGCAGAG gTGGAGCTTCTTCTAAGAGTTCATCACATAAACTTGGTAAGCCTTGTTGGCTACTGTGATGAAGGAGGACATTTAGCACTTATCTATGAGTACATGGCTAATGGAGACCTTAAACAACATTTATCAG GAGAATCTTCTGGACCTACTTTGAAATGGGCTAGTAGACTAAAAATTGCAATTGAGGCGGCTCAAG GTTTAGAATACTTGCATGTTGGGTGTGAGCCGCCAATGGTTCATAGAGATGTCAAAAGTACGAATATACTATTAGATGATCGTTTTGAGGCCAAACTCGCGGATTTTGGACTTTCAAGATCATTTGCGGTAGGAGCTGAGACTCAAGTGGCAACAGTTGTTGCGGGTACACCCGGATATCTTGATCCAGA ATATTACCTAACAAATTGGTTAAACGAGAAGAGTGATGTCTACAGTTTCGGCATAGTACTACTAGAAATCATCACAAACCGAGCCGTGATTGAGCTAACAAGAGAAAAAGCTCATATAGCAGAATGGGTAAAGATTCTTATAAGCAGGGGAGACATCGAAAAAATAGTCGACCCAAACCTTGCTGGAGATTACGACTCAAACACAGTATGGAGGATACTTGAACTAGCAATGTCTTGCGTGAGTCACTCTTCATCAGATAGACCAACCATGTCCAAAGTAGTTAACATACTTAAAGAGTGTTTGATCTCTGAGAAGTCAAGAACAGGACAGATTCATCAAGATGATGGTGACTCAAAGAACTCAGACTTGACTATAAACTTCGGAACCGAAGTTACCCCTATTGCACGCTAA
- the LOC104786796 gene encoding probable LRR receptor-like serine/threonine-protein kinase At2g28960 isoform X2, translating to MYLGPNIWTTVDLKISILSRKEEIIHIAKSSSLQICLVKTGKTTPIISALELRPLRDDTYITTNGSLKLVKRYYASDLFGPSIRYPSDIYDREWKPVSLSFGFNFVNTSLNVNSSSPYELPQEVISKAVINKNVTETLSFDWYVNNREDQAFIYLHFAEIQTLRENDTREFDIIWKENDRNITNAAYRPPKLQLETLYNTSPMKCRFMQCTVELVKTKSSTLPPMVNAIETYQIIEFPDAETNPEDVAAVQNIRATYELSKIDWQGDPCVPRLFKWEGINCSYTNASIPPRIISLDLSSSGLHGAITPSIQNLTQLQELDLSNNNLSGGVPEFLANMESLLIINLGWNSLTGSIPQALRDREKKGLKLVVQGNPNLCLSDSCKNKKILVPVLASVVSVTAVIALLALIIILRKRKHLSKAATRELPRKSSIFAKKKKFTYSEVVELTENFKRVLGEGGFGVVYHGSLSDTEPVAVKVLSESSVQGYKEFKAEVELLLRVHHINLVSLVGYCDEGGHLALIYEYMANGDLKQHLSAFSFTGESSGPTLKWASRLKIAIEAAQGLEYLHVGCEPPMVHRDVKSTNILLDDRFEAKLADFGLSRSFAVGAETQVATVVAGTPGYLDPEYYLTNWLNEKSDVYSFGIVLLEIITNRAVIELTREKAHIAEWVKILISRGDIEKIVDPNLAGDYDSNTVWRILELAMSCVSHSSSDRPTMSKVVNILKECLISEKSRTGQIHQDDGDSKNSDLTINFGTEVTPIAR from the exons ATGTATCTTGGTCCTAACATATGGACAACAGTTGATTTAAAAATCTCTATACTTTCTCGGAAAGAAGAGATCATACACATCGCAAAGTCGAGCTCTTTGCAGATTTGTCTTGTTAAAACAGGGAAGACTACACCAATCATTTCAGCTTTGGAACTAAGACCTTTGAGAGATGACACTTACATCACTACAAATGGTTCCTTGAAGCTCGTAAAACGCTATTATGCTAGCGATTTGTTCGGTCCATCGATTcg GTATCCTTCAGATATATATGATCGTGAATGGAAGCCCGTAAGTCTTTCTTTTGGGTTTAATTTCGTAAACACAAGTCTCAACGTAAACTCCTCATCTCCTTATGAGCTACCACAAGAAGTGATTTCAAAGGCAGTCATTAACAAAAACGTGACTGAGACGTTATCTTTCGACTGGTATGTCAATAACCGCGAGGATCAAGCTTTCATATACCTTCATTTTGCTGAAATTCAAACACTTAGAGAAAATGACACAAGAGAGTTCGACATTATATGGAAAGAAAACGACAGAAACATTACAAACGCAGCTTATCGCCCTCCAAAGTTACAGCTAGAAACTCTATACAACACATCACCTATGAAATGTAGGTTTATGCAATGTACAGTGGAGCTTGTTAAGACTAAGAGCTCAACTCTCCCACCAATGGTCAATGCTATAGAAACTTATCAGATTATTGAGTTCCCAGATGCAGAAACTAATCCTGAGGATG TTGCTGCGGTCCAAAATATTCGAGCTACTTATGAATTGAGTAAAATCGACTGGCAAGGAGATCCATGCGTTCCTAGATTGTTCAAATGGGAGGGTATAAATTGCAGCTACACAAATGCTTCTATTCCACCAAGAATCATTTCCTT AGACCTATCATCAAGTGGACTACATGGGGCTATAACACCTAGCATACAAAATCTAACCCAACTACAAGAACT GGACTTATCAAACAACAATCTAAGTGGAGGAGTGCCTGAATTTTTAGCCAACATGGAATCATTGTTGATCAT AAACTTGGGTTGGAACAGCTTAACCGGTTCAATTCCTCAAGCCCTTCGTGATAGAGAAAAGAAAGGGCTAAAATTGGT TGTTCAAGGAAACCCAAATCTATGTCTCTCCGACTCAtgcaagaacaagaaaatccTAGTGCCGGTTTTGGCATCGGTTGTTTCAGTGACGGCTGTTATCGCCTTATTGGCTCTCATTATtattttgagaaagagaaagcacTTATCAAAAG CTGCTACAAGAGAGTTACCAAGAAAGTCATCAATCTTtgcgaaaaagaaaaagtttactTACTCGGAAGTGGTAGAGCTTACGGAAAACTTCAAAAGAGTTCTTGGGGAAGGAGGTTTTGGCGTTGTCTATCACGGTTCTTTGAGTGATACTGAACCAGTAGCTGTTAAAGTTCTCTCCGAATCATCAGTTCAAGGCTATAAAGAATTTAAGGCAGAG gTGGAGCTTCTTCTAAGAGTTCATCACATAAACTTGGTAAGCCTTGTTGGCTACTGTGATGAAGGAGGACATTTAGCACTTATCTATGAGTACATGGCTAATGGAGACCTTAAACAACATTTATCAG CATTTTCATTTACAGGAGAATCTTCTGGACCTACTTTGAAATGGGCTAGTAGACTAAAAATTGCAATTGAGGCGGCTCAAG GTTTAGAATACTTGCATGTTGGGTGTGAGCCGCCAATGGTTCATAGAGATGTCAAAAGTACGAATATACTATTAGATGATCGTTTTGAGGCCAAACTCGCGGATTTTGGACTTTCAAGATCATTTGCGGTAGGAGCTGAGACTCAAGTGGCAACAGTTGTTGCGGGTACACCCGGATATCTTGATCCAGA ATATTACCTAACAAATTGGTTAAACGAGAAGAGTGATGTCTACAGTTTCGGCATAGTACTACTAGAAATCATCACAAACCGAGCCGTGATTGAGCTAACAAGAGAAAAAGCTCATATAGCAGAATGGGTAAAGATTCTTATAAGCAGGGGAGACATCGAAAAAATAGTCGACCCAAACCTTGCTGGAGATTACGACTCAAACACAGTATGGAGGATACTTGAACTAGCAATGTCTTGCGTGAGTCACTCTTCATCAGATAGACCAACCATGTCCAAAGTAGTTAACATACTTAAAGAGTGTTTGATCTCTGAGAAGTCAAGAACAGGACAGATTCATCAAGATGATGGTGACTCAAAGAACTCAGACTTGACTATAAACTTCGGAACCGAAGTTACCCCTATTGCACGCTAA